The Lonsdalea populi genome window below encodes:
- a CDS encoding ABC-three component system middle component 1 → MQNLIEQLLELEGLTRNLSTDLALYEYNSTGKTNYWLVIHGEPIITPEIQAGWLSKCKNATANPALEKNINLLIVWNTDSSKVLASKRVHHIEEDSYFFKKHVLPYTTEEFEALRQQIDIQGFATVFRESITTPNTFTEYKSNHLEGGWQSLLYRLAIKLPFIAVNSSGNSDLASLERNIREKIQRTANPGVLVATDSAIDSLANQIASPNVQPEDLLTFMDEKLSEAGYESDR, encoded by the coding sequence ATGCAGAACCTGATTGAACAATTGTTGGAATTAGAAGGATTGACGCGTAATCTCTCCACAGACTTGGCGTTATACGAATACAACAGTACTGGAAAGACAAATTATTGGCTGGTAATCCACGGCGAACCAATAATCACTCCTGAAATCCAGGCAGGATGGTTAAGTAAATGCAAAAATGCTACAGCCAATCCTGCTCTTGAGAAAAATATCAATTTATTGATTGTATGGAATACTGACAGCAGCAAAGTGCTCGCCAGTAAACGAGTTCACCATATAGAAGAAGACAGCTATTTCTTTAAAAAGCATGTACTTCCTTACACTACCGAAGAATTCGAAGCACTACGTCAACAAATCGACATTCAGGGATTTGCAACAGTTTTTCGTGAATCAATTACTACTCCTAACACCTTTACTGAATATAAATCAAACCACCTTGAAGGAGGCTGGCAAAGCCTATTATATAGGCTTGCAATAAAGCTTCCATTTATCGCAGTTAATAGTTCGGGTAATTCCGATCTAGCCAGTCTCGAGCGAAATATTCGGGAAAAAATCCAGCGTACAGCTAATCCTGGTGTACTGGTTGCAACAGATTCAGCTATTGACTCTCTTGCAAATCAGATCGCATCGCCGAATGTGCAGCCGGAAGATTTATTGACCTTCATGGATGAGAAACTGTCTGAGGCAGGCTATGAAAGTGATCGTTAA